A stretch of DNA from Methanoculleus sp. SDB:
GGGCGGCGCTGCCGAGATCGTCGCGGCATACCCCGCCGGCATGATCGGAACGACCCGGGATAACCTGCTGGCCGCTGCCGAGGGCGAGAAGCACGAGTGGGACACCCTCTACCCGGACTTTGCCGGCGTTGCGGAAGAGGAGGGATTTACGGAGATCGCACACCTCTTCCGGCAGGTTGCCACGGTCGAAGCGCACCACGAGCAGCGCTACCGGAAGTTGCTCGCAGCCATGGTGCAGGGCACCGTCTTTGCCCGTGACACTCCGACGCTCTGGTACTGCAGGAACTGCGGGCATGTCCACGAGGGGAGAGAAGCCCCGGAGAAATGTCAGGTCTGCGACCACCCGCAGGCCTATTTCGAGCTCTTCTGCGAAAATTATTGAGCGGCTCCCCTCTCTTTTTTTGCGGATTTCACAAACGGCTGCCGAAGCACTTCCACGTTCTCCGATGGGAATCATCACCATTACTTTTATCTGCCTTAATCCCGATCCCGCTCATCATGACACTCTATATTGTCCTGGGAAAATTGACGGATATCGCCATCGCGAAAATGAAGGAAGCGAAAAAACGGGACGATACGGCACAACAGATCATACAATCGGCAGGCGGGAACCTCATCAGCCTTTACTATACCCTTGGCCGCTATGATTTCGTAGCAATCGTTGAATTGCCGTCCCCTGAAGCTCTTGCCAACGTCATTATCAACATCAGCCAGTGGGGTACGCTCAGTACCGAATCCATGACCGCTATTCTTCCCGAACAGATGTATAAAATGGCACAGTGAATCGGGGGGCGTATGAGGATATTCTCCCGCAGAGGGATACGCACCCGCGGGATACCAGACTACGGAGCGGCGGGGATTTTCCGGCGCACCATACTTTTATCCCGCTGCCATCAGAAACGACCTCCTATGGACACCGCACTGCGTGACCGGTTTACCGGGTTGTGGAACGAGTATTTTGACGGGTCGGAGCTCCCGATCACGTTCGGGATAGGTGCGGCCGACGAAAACCTGCAAAGAGCCCCCGTCCCGA
This window harbors:
- a CDS encoding rubrerythrin, which codes for MKFKGSKTEKCLLAAFAGESQARNRYTFFASVAKKEGYEQISAIFQKTADEEKEHGKLFFKQLKGGAAEIVAAYPAGMIGTTRDNLLAAAEGEKHEWDTLYPDFAGVAEEEGFTEIAHLFRQVATVEAHHEQRYRKLLAAMVQGTVFARDTPTLWYCRNCGHVHEGREAPEKCQVCDHPQAYFELFCENY